From the genome of Colias croceus chromosome 9, ilColCroc2.1, one region includes:
- the LOC123694683 gene encoding armadillo repeat-containing protein 8-like: MQHLTVFMDIESSRSYIDELYSIEELKILDALIALKNSVIGSNRQKSAVIQQGIVPRLLQLMSENNWDPNIRLEATITIGSLAKGTPENVTALVEQGAAVALVELLREVPIGTKLAEACLCALRSIFLNPPAPISSVPADMRLLTRFNQIAKEGSPTSQACVVRILSIWCGGPIEQEALCSAGLCSAVAFLLAPMGVTAPPISKVLPALDLLAAMCFENANVSQVALHTKCGEKTIPELLSLLVSRDKPLPVAMGAARCLTFIHRAGALAADDNRVVFGALPCLARLCTKDMPEDIRATAAETLAYLAEVDTSLQRLAAISNHLMSSLADIVTCPSAAAKQGAFKCFASLGANDEDIRKKIIETHGLMVHVVNGMNNAEPSVRLAAVRCLHSLSRSVQQLRTTFQDHAVWRPLMQLLTDSPGTELLTVGSSTLCNLLLEFSPAKEPMLDQGAVEMLCSLTKRPEAALRLNGIWALMNMAFQAEQKVKQRILCCLGTEQMFRLLSDGDTRVIMKTLGLLRNLLSTRQHIDAIMGEYSSQVMQAVIVVLEGSYPAEVKEQALCILGNIGDGEKAKDLIMANEDVLRKLVDYLAHPESKLQEAALFVAGNLVWRGEAGCAARQARLADLGVLRALRLLRQRQDAAHLHDKVKTALAQFNEFT, encoded by the exons ATGCAGCATCTCACTGTTTTTATg GATATCGAAAGTTCCCGTTCTTATATAGACGAATTATATTCTATCGAAGAGCTGAAGATTTTGGATGCCCTAATTGCACTGAAGAATTCAGTGATTGGTAGTAATCGTCAGAAAAGCGCCGTAATACAACAAGGAATTGTACCTCGGTTGTTGCAGTTGATGTCTGAAAATAATTGGGATCCAAATATAAGATTAGAGGCCACTATTACAATCG GATCACTAGCTAAAGGCACACCAGAAAATGTGACAGCGTTAGTAGAGCAAGGTGCGGCTGTAGCATTAGTAGAATTACTCAGAGAAGTGCCAATAGGAACAAAGTTAGCTGAAGCATGTCTGTGTGCATTGAGGAGTATATTTTTGAATCCACCTGCACCTATATCTTCAGTGCCTGCAGATATGAGACTTTTGACAAGGTTTAACC AAATAGCCAAAGAGGGATCACCAACGTCCCAAGCTTGTGTTGTGCGTATCTTATCAATATGGTGCGGAGGGCCGATAGAGCAAGAGGCGCTATGCTCAGCGGGATTGTGTTCAGCTGTAGCCTTTTTACTAGCTCCAATGGGGGTTACCGCACCTCCAATATCAAAGGTGCTGCCAGCGTTGGACTTACTGGCTGCCATGTGCTTTGAAAATGCTAATGTGTCACAAGTCGCTTTACATACCAA ATGCGGCGAGAAAACAATCCCCGAACTATTAAGTCTTCTAGTTTCAAGGGATAAACCACTGCCAGTAGCGATGGGTGCAGCACGATGTCTCACATTTATTCATAGAGCAGGAGCTTTAGCCGCTGATGACAATag GGTAGTGTTTGGAGCGTTGCCATGTCTCGCTCGCTTGTGCACTAAAGACATGCCAGAAGACATAAGGGCCACCGCCGCAGAAACTTTGGCGTATTTGGCTGAG GTAGACACATCCCTCCAAAGGCTAGCGGCTATATCAAACCACCTGATGAGTTCTCTAGCGGACATAGTCACGTGTCCCTCTGCAGCGGCAAAGCAAGGCGCTTTCAAGTGTTTTGCATCTCTCGGTGCTAATGACGAAGATATACGAAAGAAGATTATAGAAACGCATGGTTTGATGGTGCACGTTGTTAATGGGATGAATAATGCGGAGCCCTCG GTAAGGTTAGCTGCAGTGCGCTGTCTACACTCACTTTCAAGATCCGTCCAGCAATTGAGAACAACATTTCAg GATCACGCTGTATGGCGGCCACTGATGCAGCTCCTCACGGACTCACCAGGCACGGAGCTGCTCACAGTGGGCTCCTCCACGCTGTGCAACCTGCTGCTCGAGTTCTCGCCGGCCAAGGAGCCCATGTTAGATCAAG gtGCCGTAGAAATGCTATGTAGTTTAACTAAGAGGCCCGAAGCGGCGTTGCGACTCAATGGAATATGGGCGCTTATGAATATGGCATTtcag GCGGAACAAAAAGTAAAGCAACGAATATTATGCTGTTTAGGCACGGAGCAGATGTTCCGTCTGCTCAGCGACGGCGACACGCGCGTCATCATGAAGACGCTCGGCCTGCTGCGCAACTTGCTGTCCACGAGACAGCACATCGACGCCATCATGGGGGAATACTCGTCGCAAGTTATGCAA GCAGTGATTGTAGTGTTAGAAGGTTCGTATCCGGCGGAGGTGAAAGAGCAGGCGCTCTGTATCCTTGGGAATATCGGAGATGGAGAGAAAGCTAAAGATCTCATTATGGCCAATGAAGATGTGCTGAGAAAACTAGTGGATTACCTG GCGCACCCGGAGAGCAAGCTGCAGGAGGCGGCGCTGTTCGTGGCCGGCAACCTCGTGTGGCGCGGCGAGGCGGGCTGCGCCGCGCGGCAGGCGCGCCTCGCCGACCTCGGCGTGCTGCGCGCGCTCAGGCTGCTGCGCCAGCGGCAGGACGCCGCGCACCTGCACGACAA GGTGAAAACGGCCTTAGCACAGTTCAAcgaatttacataa
- the LOC123694695 gene encoding ankyrin repeat domain-containing protein 54-like has product MADSGVDTGNESSDNTVFDHPHHVLEFSPPPIPINISGQAMPIDFFGEPHEHIGKIKFCTSARHCRLKYKNNLVYYPKNKKLRFAACTNNTELVEKLLQSGADPNNADEHLRSPLHFAACRGYTDVVKTLLKHGANPNIKDTLGNTPLHLAACTSNIPVMIALLDAGTDVSSNDRNGRTPLQLAQSKLKLIQMKPGFHETKDLINEIRLVVEMMLKYVKIQKADSGDLESVCARLEKVSTREQVDSEVQNILDSLDSLKLR; this is encoded by the coding sequence ATGGCTGATTCAGGAGTCGATACAGGCAACGAAAGCAGCGATAACACAGTTTTTGACCATCCACATCACGTCTTGGAATTTAGTCCTCCACCGATACCAATTAACATTTCTGGTCAAGCAATGCCCATTGATTTCTTTGGTGAACCTCACGAACATATAGGCAAAATAAAATTCTGTACGAGCGCGAGACATTGCCgcctgaaatataaaaataatttagtttattatcCCAAAAACAAGAAACTACGGTTTGCTGCGTGCACCAATAATACGGAGCTCGTAGAAAAGCTCTTACAATCGGGTGCAGATCCTAACAATGCAGATGAGCACTTGAGGAGCCCACTACATTTTGCAGCATGTAGAGGATATACAGATGTAGTTAAAACACTCCTCAAACACGGTGCTAATCCTAATATTAAAGATACTCTCGGTAATACTCCTTTGCATTTGGCTGCATGTACAAGCAACATTCCAGTAATGATAGCTTTATTGGACGCGGGGACAGATGTCAGTTCAAATGATAGAAATGGCCGCACACCACTACAACTGGCACAAAGCAAGTTGAAACTGATACAAATGAAACCTGGCTTCCATGAAACCAAAGacctaataaatgaaattCGATTGGTCGTTGAAatgatgttaaaatatgtgaaaattcAAAAGGCTGATTCTGGAGACTTGGAATCTGTGTGTGCAAGATTGGAAAAAGTTAGTACAAGGGAACAAGTGGACTCTGAAGTCCAGAACATTCTTGATAGTCTGGATTCattaaagttaagataa